The DNA segment CATTATTCattcttctggtttctgtttaTAGTCCCAGCTAATGATGCACATATTCTCTGATGCTTGCTGTATACTATATGTTAGAGCTAGAATTGACATTAAAAGCATTCTAACCTTCTTTTTGAAGAGTGGGATTGAGAAAGGAGAGTACTGATAACAAGATGTCACTCTGGGTGAAGCACTTGAGCTCAGGGCATGAGCATTCTGGCCAACCATATTAAACTCCCATAATGGGCTCCTAAGAGTGTCCCAGAAGACCAGGGTCCCTTCTGGATAGGATGGATAAAGAAGAGCCTCAAATGCCAGAATGAAGCATGGAAGATTTGATTGGAGGAGAACATGAAGACTAGACTTCAAAGACTAGCTTCAAGGCTAGACTCTGTCGTGGGATCTTGGGCAGGTTGTTAGCCCTGGGCTGATTTTCCCAGAATAATTAGGCTAAAATAGTAATTGGGAGGATTGAGACCTGCTAGAGAGGATGGGGGAATTACATCATTTTGATACACTGAGGCAAGGGGAGCCAACCAGGCTTGCTCCCTGTTACACTGACTGAGCTTTTCTTGTCAGGCTGACTTCCTTTCTGGTCCACTCCAGGGACTTTGCCCCTGAgacctcctcttctcccttcaccttcacacatacatgctcaccgGGGACTGGCTTCAGATAGTTCAGGGATATATACCCTTATTCCCCACAAGGTGCCTTGGTTAAGATTCTGTTCTATAAACTCTAGTCTTAAGATACTGCATTACCTTTTTTTGACAGCtccggctatcctggaactcttgtagaccaggctggccttgaacccctcaaagatctgcctacctctgcctcccgaattctgggattaaaggtgtgtgccaccactgcccagctcctctttcttttttcttctcttttttgggaaggggttttgagacagggtccctctgtgtagccctgactgtcctggaattcactctgtagaccaggctggccttgaactcagagatccacctgcctctgccttccgagtgctgggattaaaggcatgctccaccaccacccagtctcctttctttttcaataGCTAGTTTTTCCTTTTGAGGACTACAGAAAAATGGAATGTtgctgtgttgctcaggctggtcttgaattccggGCTTAAAAGCAATCTTGCTGCCTTGGCCTTCTGAGTACTTAGAAGtgggcagcaccatgcctggctaagacAGTTCTCCCTTCTCAGTCTCAATCCTCTTTACCTTACTCTGACAAGGTGAGTCAAGGTCAAAAGCAGAATCATCAAAATCTATATCTTTCTCCAAAACATTTATCAAGAACACATAGAGCTATTTCTAAGATCTagcattcaaaccatagcaaagAGGCGGCCTGGAAAGGGAAGGGGCCTTGTCAAGGATCCCACAGCAACCTAGCACCATTTTTACCCCTTTATTCTCACTTACCATAGGTAAAGGCTGTCAGTTCCAGTATCCTAAAATCTATTATGGAACAAGGAGAGTTCTTGTGCAATAGAATTCCAATTAATTTATGTAGGCTCTTTCCTCTCAAGTAAAGGGAGcataatttctcattttttaagcATGGGCTGCACTTGGTTTCTCTGCAGAATACAGGACAAGGGAGAAAGAGTAACTTTAGGGCAGAGAAACCTGATAGACCAGGTGATCAAAGTTAAGATCTACAGCGATGTCATATTGATAGTATCTATCTTTGATAtgatgaaaggaaaatggcatgtTACATTTGTGGCCTTCCTCCTTCAAACCTATAACCCTCTGTAATAAGTAGAAAATAACAGATAATTCTCAGTCAGAGGGCATTCTACAAAGTATTTCTCAAGTGTTGACAACTTCATCGCATCAAAAACAAGGAAACTCTGAGAAAGTGCCATAACCAAGAGGAACCTAAGGAGACAGACATGATGATTAAATGAGTGTGGTATTCTGAATGAGAACTTGAGACAGAAAAGGACCATAGGTTAAAACTAAGGAAACCCGAATAAGATACAGACTTTGGATAATTGTAATGTGATGATATTGGTTCTTTAACTGACTAAtgtgaaatataaataataaggGAAACTGGTATTCAAGACTTCTCTATTTTTTTTGCAGCATTTCTCAGATCTAAAACTGttctgaaatgaaaaaagaatcttttaaaaatttccaaatcccagcacttgggaggcagaagcaagtggatctctgtgagttcgaagtcagcccagtctacaaaatgagttccagtactgctaaggctgttacacagagaaatcctgtctcaaaaaccaaacacaaacaaacagaatttcaaattcagccaggtgtggtggtgctcgcctttaatcccagcactcaggaggcagaactaggaggatctctgtgagttcgaggccagcctggtctacagagcgagttccaggacagccagggctataaggAGAAACcgggtcttgaaaaacaaacaaaacccaaaccaaacaaatttCCAAATTTGTCCACACCATGCCAGTCTCATCTGAGACACAGATAACCCCACTTCCACACGACTCTCCTTCCATGTGCCTGGCAATCAGCAGAGGGCATTTTCTAAAATGCAAATTTGCCGAAGCTGTCCTTCAAAATAAGGCTTTGGATGGAAAGTTCAGGAGATATATTGATAAAAACCCACTAGGCTATCTACTTAAAAGGCATCTTTGGGGCTCgaaggatggttcagtggttaagaatatgtATTGCTTTTCCGGAGGACCAGAGGTTGGTTCCTAGAGCACCATTGGTAGAGCAGTGCAGGGGACCTGACACTTCTTGCCTCCTTGGACACCGGCACATATGTACACCTCTGTACActacacatagttaaaataattaaaatagggGGCTGTAgcgatgctcagtggttaagagcacttactgctcttgcagaagacccaagttcggttcccagcatccaaatgacagctcacaaccatctgtaactccagttccagaggatctgatgtccttttctgacctACGGGTATCAGGCAAGCAAGTGGTACGcatacaaacatgcaggcaaaacaccccccccacacacacacacaaataaatcttaaataataaaattcttaaaaaattggtCATCATTATGATTGACTGAATGTGGTAAACATCTCTGGTGTCCGTTGAAATAAACTTTAGCACTTGCTAGTCTTTCCAAGGTCTTCCAGATAAAGCTTGCCTTTTAAATGCCCAGCCTGTCTGTCTCATCACACAGCTAGCTACGCAGTAATTTTCCTTAGCTTTCCCGTTATCTTCAATGCAAACTCCACGACCTagaccattttttttcctgccttgcccactggGCCCAAGGCCAGGAACCCTGCACCCCCTCCCTAAGGCAGGAGACTACTTCGTGACTCGGTTGTGCTGTCTAGACTGTTGtcgtgacttctttttttttttttaaaaaaactatgcGTGAACAAAAAAATAGCTCCCCCACGCCCAGCTTGAACTAGGCCTGAAAAAATGGTTTGACGCACTGTAAATGAATAGATGAATCACCAAATTGATGTTCTAGGACGCAGGATCTTTCTGCGCGTGCGCCAGAGGAAAAGGCGTGGGAAGCGCTTTCCTACCTGGCTGggtttcttgggtctctgagggtggGAGCGGGGGGTGCCCTCAACCTCGTCCAGTCATTGGCTAGGACAGTCCGCATTGGTCTGATGCAATGCTTTTGCAGTCTCGCGGAGCTCTACTCCGCCAGTGAAACCGTTCAGTACCAGCATCGTGCCAGGGCGTTTCCTGCCGGCCAAGGGACGGCGCAGTGAGGCGGACAAAAGACTCCAAGTGGCACTTTGAATTTGCTTAGTTTTATTAGGCTCGTCAAGGGTCACGGGGGAAGGGGCGGCGCTTCTGGGGAGCAGGAATACCACAAAGGCGAAGCTGCCTTGCAAAGACACTGAGGCGGGCGGCTAGCGGTCAGGGCtggtgaagggaagaaagggattgGAGAGAGACTTCGCAGAAGGGGGTGGTAGCAGAGTCTCGAGGCCACTGCGCAGTTGTGACGAAGGTCACAGCGGCCCTCCTCACTTAGTGATCAGGATGTTCACAGAGCACGGAGAGAGGGGCTTGGGCCTATGCTCACGAGGAGGGGACTAGAGGGGCCCTGACCAAGGCATCACAATAAATAAGATTAGCAGCACACAGAAGCCTGCAGGGGAGGAGGGCCAAAGGGGAGGGTAATTCCTCCTCCAAATAAGAGCTCTGCAATTACtaaaccataaaaataaactttaaacccGTGTAATAAGTCGGTCTCCCCCCAGAAGTGCAATGTGGGGCCGCACAGCCCTAGCTGAAGAGGAGGGCAAATGGGATAGGGTATAGGGGTATAATATATAGAGCCCCCGAGAGGGTAAGATGTTTATCCGatattccctttcttccccaggcgGGCCCAAGTGTTTGGGACCGGCAGCACCTCCTGGACATCAGAATCGTCGGAATTCACGTCACTTCCCTCCTCATAGATTTGTTCCTCTATGTAGCTGTCCTCGGTTAGTTCGGTATCTgtgaaggggagaaggaggagcgTGGTTGGATGCCCCTCGAAAAGAGAACAGAGCAAAAGAGCTGTGCCTTTGCGGGGCCTGGGACCACTTGCCAAGTGCCTCTGCTTGGAAcagggagggtgagagagaggtcacaggaggggtgggagatgggagaggaagtgCCACTGAGATTGTTTGTATTCAAACCCAAGGttaggggagctggagggaggcaggaaggcagagtaTTTATCTTTGCCCGGTCAAAAAGGGAACAATCCCTGAAAGTAGCTTTTTCTCCCTCTGCCCCCATACTCCTCAATGTGTGTCTCTTCCTGAGCAGGCCTTGGGCGTATGCTCATCGGTTACTTGGTTACTTTTTGCCTCTAGTGCGACCCAAACAGACTCTAGTTCCCCACCCCGACTCCAGAGCTAGGCAGTTCTGCCTCCCACCCTTGGAGAAAAGTGATGCCATCAGGAGGGAGGCAAAGAAGACTGACAATTTCCTTAGTCTCCCGAGCTTACCCTAAAATATGTGCATGTGGCTACTCACTCACTAACCGCTTTCACCCTTTGTGCCCCGCTCCTTTCTTCAATGGAAGTTTGCCAGGAACCCCATGAGCAAGCCTTCAGTAATGGTTTTCCCTATCCTTTCCACCTCCCTCAGGGGCTCACCACTCCTCTGTCTGCCCATAGCCAGGTTCAAATGAGTTCTTTCACCAGTCTTTGAGGCCAGGACTAAACCTGGGAGTCACCTTAAATACTGCTCAATCCCTCAGACTTTCATGTGCAATCTCTCCTAAGCAGGTTCCCCAAATGCATACATTGTTGGACAAAGAACACGCTCGGTGGTCCAGAAGTTTGGGAAATGGGGAGTTCTGCGAAGTGTAAGagggtttttcaaggcagggggTCTCAGAACGTGTAGAGGATGCTGTATGCATTATTTGCCTAACACATTTGATCAGCAAACCCTTCTGTGAGAAGCAGCTTTCCGAACTGGTGAAGGGCCCTCAGATCATCATGGAAGCCTTGCGAAACATTCTAGGTTACTGATGGAGTAACCGTGTAGAAGGCTCCAGATTGCTCTTTAGCAGAAATACAACTTCCAACTCAAATGGTACCTCCTTTCCGGGACTCTCCCTCTCCTTGCCCACTCCTTGAGGTGAAATTAACTGCTCTGTCCTTTGAGTGTAGAGAACAGACATTCTGTTCACCTCACCACTAGCTGCCCAAAGAAGCCTGGGCATTCTCAGAAGAGAAAGGAGCGGGGAGGGGCCCAGCTCACCTTCCTcactggcctcctcctcctcttcctcctcttcttcctctgttgaATCGTCAGAGATGATTTCGACCTCCTCCTCATAGACCTCCTGGTTGGTGCTGTTATCTAGAGCCTTATCAAAGACTTCAATGCCATTCTTATAGTATTTAATGTCCCTGTCATCATCATCGCTGCCCTCATTGTCACCCTCATTGCCATCATCATCACTGCCCTCACTGTCACCTTCATTGCCATCATTATCTTCGTCATCACTGCCCTCGTCTCCATTGTCACTATCACTGCTCTCTTGGATGTTAGTGCCCTGCTGATGGTCCCCTTCTAGGTTGTCGCTGTCACCATCAGCGTTCTCATTGGTGGAATCCTCACTGTCAGAGGAGTTCTTCTCGTCTGGGTTCTCGCTGCTGTCATCTGTACTCACAGCATTGCTCTCGACCTTATTGCTGGGGCCCTCAGTATGGTCAGGGGCCTCGCTGTCACACAGGGGCTCATTGATGTCGGTTACCTCGTTATCAGTGGTCTCAAAGTAGTCGGTGGTCTCCATGAAGTCAGAGATCTTGATGTCATGGAAGGTCTCATTGTCAGTGATCTCATCAATTTCTGAGATTTCACTGAGAATGTCTTCAATGGCATAATGGTCATGAGCATCTTCCATGATCAccatttcatattctttcttggCTTTACTGTGGGGAAGTTTGAAGCTCAGTATAAGAATAATAGGAGAAACTGGGAAGGCAGTAGGGTACTAGGGCTTCTAAGAATGGGGGAAAGTCCCATTGCCACCCCTAACTATGTAACCTCAGGCCACTTCTGGGCATCACTGCTCATTTGTAAACAATGCATTGGATTATTTCAGTGGTCCCTTGCACCTCTATAAATACTGTGTGACTCTAGTCTGGTCTCTGCCCTAtttgaaaacaagacaaaacaaacccctCTCGGGCACCAATTCTTGAatcacctttcctttctttcttgcttccttctgtttgtcctgtAGCCACTTCCCCTCATGTAGTAGCGCACTGGATTAACCCATAGGTCGTTCTTGATAATCTGTCAAGAGAGGgggtaaaagagagaaaagagccatGAGAATAAGCCCTAGCACCTAGTCACAATTTCTCAGGCACCCACGGCCAAGTCTGGCAAGGCTTTCTTTGGCAATGCCAGGAGGGGTCTCACCTCAGCAATCCTGTCAGCTTCTGGGAGGCTGTGGTTGGAAAACCAGTTGAAGAAACTTTCTCTGGTGTCATAGTTCCTGCGATGATAGGCCTGGGGTTCCTGCCCCCGGTGCCAACGTATCGGGGTAGAATGAGACACCAGCCGGCCTAGAAAAAGCGGAAGAGATGCAGAGGGAGTAGAAATGATAGTATGGGGGCCACAGATTTGTTCTGCCGCTTACCTGAGCGGTTGCGCTGGAACTCCTTGACGATCACCATGTTCGTAAAGTATGGGTTGGTCTGGAAGTACAGCTTCATTTTGTAGCCCATGGAGATGTGTCTGAGATCCTGTACCTGCTCAGGGTGGGGGTAATGGTGGTATATATCCCTTCCATGGCCCTTCCCACCCCCCCTCACCTCTAAGGACCAGATTCCTTGGCTTTCCTGCTTCGTCTGACCTGGAGATTGGTCAAGTAGCGGAAAATGTCTTCATCGCGTTGGTTGATCAAGATTGAAATTTTGGGGTGGTTGAGGAACTAATGAGTGGAGCAGTTTAGGTCAAGGATTTACTGTTCAATATGAAGGAGGGCAGAGCAAaacaggctgaagcaggagggttccTCCTATGTTTCAGCGATGTATGTGGAGTACATGAGTGCTTATGCAATATGAAGCCTCAGTGCTAGGTAGCCTTGCCATGGTTCATATTTGCTGCGTGTCTGGATGCTAAGGCTCTGTGACCATGTCCATGTGATCCTTGTCTCTTGGTGACAGGTTCACAAAATGCTATGGGTCTGGGAGCTGAAAGCCCAAGTCTAAGTACTAATGTATTTGGTTACCAAGAGCCTGTATTTACATGATGTTACATGTGTAGGTGTTGATGGTCAGTGTCCACATGATGTATAAATGGCTCTGGTGGTTTGCATGGTTAGGCCCTGTTACCTCATCCTGTGCCTGTCTGCTGAGGGCCTGTGATCATGCGACACATTTTATCATGGGCCAAGTATTTATATCTGTATAAATTCTATTAAAATGTTGAACCTATGTATTTCAAATGTTACATATATGTTTCCTGGGAATGAGCTCAACAGTCACCAATAGTGGACTGGATTCTTCCTGGTCTACCTTTTCCTTCATTTAACCACTTGACCTCCACATCCAACTGGTCTTTCTCCTGATTCTTCAGGGATTCCATCCCACTGCTCTCATTTCCCCTCTAATGGAGGGTATTGTAGACAGATTTGAGGTCTCTAGATATCTAAGCAGAGACCTCAGGCTTACAGAGCCTTGCGTGGTTTCAGCACCCTTCCTGGAGTTTatttgccctccctccctcccttcctccctccctcccttcctcccttcctccctcccccccccgccccccccgtcAGCTCATCACCTgtattcccctcccccttttgctGTGATCCTGTTTATCAGCTGCGTGCCTTCTCTGTTATCCCTCCCTCTTTTACTGTCtgtgatccattttttttttttttatgttatggTGCGACTGTTTTCCCATCTGCAGTCCAGTTTTTATGCTATTTTGCCCTCTTGCCATCCCTCTTCTACTCATTCTAGAATCTTCTAATGGGGAGTCATTCCCATCTCtgaccctcccccacaccccttgTTTCTCTTCTGCACATCTCTCCTTCAGACATGGGCTTCTGACCCATGAGTATCGATGAGAAGGATACTGCTTTGACCCAGAAGCCTGGGATATGCT comes from the Peromyscus maniculatus bairdii isolate BWxNUB_F1_BW_parent chromosome X, HU_Pman_BW_mat_3.1, whole genome shotgun sequence genome and includes:
- the Tspyl2 gene encoding testis-specific Y-encoded-like protein 2, which encodes MDRPDEGPPAKTPRLSSSEPRPRDLPPPPPPPLLRLPLPPPQQRPRPQEETEAAQVLADMRGVGPTLPPPLPYVILEEGGIRAYFTLGTECPGWDPAVESGFGDPPPTGIMDTFPSSETSGGSLEIDFQVAEPSSLAGQKALETCSLGGWGPQMLVGPKRKEEAIIIVEDDDEDEKESVRRRQRRRRRRRRRLRKVKESRERSAQRMESIMQALESIQMDLEAVNIKAGKAFLRLKRKFIQMRRPFLERRDLIIQHIPGFWVKAFLNHPKISILINQRDEDIFRYLTNLQVQDLRHISMGYKMKLYFQTNPYFTNMVIVKEFQRNRSGRLVSHSTPIRWHRGQEPQAYHRRNYDTRESFFNWFSNHSLPEADRIAEIIKNDLWVNPVRYYMRGSGYRTNRRKQERKESKAKKEYEMVIMEDAHDHYAIEDILSEISEIDEITDNETFHDIKISDFMETTDYFETTDNEVTDINEPLCDSEAPDHTEGPSNKVESNAVSTDDSSENPDEKNSSDSEDSTNENADGDSDNLEGDHQQGTNIQESSDSDNGDEGSDDEDNDGNEGDSEGSDDDGNEGDNEGSDDDDRDIKYYKNGIEVFDKALDNSTNQEVYEEEVEIISDDSTEEEEEEEEEEASEEDTELTEDSYIEEQIYEEGSDVNSDDSDVQEVLPVPNTWARLGKKGNIG